DNA from Kineosporiaceae bacterium:
ACATTCGGCATGGGCTGAAACGTGGGGATCGTCTCGGTGATTCCTGACCCGCTCGCCGAGTCCGTCCCGCTCCACCGCTCAGGTTGCCTGGTCGGCCTGACGACACCATGCGCAGGACCGCCCTGGCACTGGGCCGGGCGGCCGTGGTGGAAAGGTGAGAGCCGGTGGCAACCGTGCTGGTCTGCGACGATTCCGCCCTCGTCCGCGAGTCTCTGCATCGGACACTGGCCAGTGTGCCGGGTATCACCAGGGTGGTTGACGCCTCCTCTGGTGAGGAAGCCCTGGCTCGTTGGCCCGTCGAGCGCCCGTCACTGGTCATGATGGACGTGCGCATGCCGGGCATCGGTGGCGTCGAGGCGACCCGACGGTTGCTGGCGCGACACCCGGAAGCTCTTGTGCTGATGGTGACGGTGGCCGAAGATGCCGAGGGGGTCGCCCGCGCCGTGTCGAGCGGTGCCCGGGGGTATGTTGTGAAGGACGCGACAAGGGAGGAGATGGCCGCCGCCGTGGTGCACGCACTGTCCGATGCCGTGTGGCGCCGCCCCATCCCGGCCCCGCGCAGCGTCGAGGCGGCCGCAGCGGCTCCTGCCCTGACCGAACGCGAGATGCAGGTGCTGACCGGCATGAGCCGTGGCCGGAGCAACGCCGAGATCGGCAAGGAGCTCTTCCTGTCCGAGGACACGGTCAAGACCCATGCTCGGCGGCTGTTCCGTAAGCTCGACGCAGCCGACCGGGCACAGGCCGTCGCGGTGGGATTCCGATGGGGATTGGTGCGCTGATCGGGTGGACTCGGGGCGGGTAACACAGGGGCAAGCGCCCCCCGGCGTAACGCGGTCGCCCGGTCATACGATGACACGGGCAGATGACGGTTCGGAGGGCCTTCAAGGCCTGCTTGCCGGTGCGCTCGCCGGGAACGCCCGCGCCACCGAGGATCTCCTGGCCGCCGTCCATCAGATGGTTCAGCGCTACTGCCGTGTCCGCTTGTCCCGTTACCCAGCGGCCGAGTACATGGCGGACGACGTGGCTCAGGAGGTCTGCATCGCTGTGTTGTCGGCCCTGACGCGCTATGTGGACGAAGGCAAGCCCTTCGAGGCCTACGTCTACAAGATCGCCGCGCACAAGGTCGCCGACGCCCAACGCCACACCTACCGCCACGCCCAGCCCCAGGCGGACATCCCCGACGTCATCGACCTGACGGACGGGCCCGAACAGCTCGTGCTGCGCGACGCGGACGCCCAGCAGGTGCGCGACCTGCTCGATCATCTGCCCGAGACCCTGCGCGAGCTCCTGGTCCTGCGGGTCGGCGTCGGATTGTCGGCCGAGGCCACCGGGCGTGCGCTGGACATGAGCCCGGGTGCCGTCCGGGTGGCTCAGCACCGCGCCCTGGCCAAGTTGCGGACGCAGGCGAACCTGATCGTGGACCGGCGGCCGCTGTGAACGAGATCCCCGGGGTGAGCACGGTGCCGACGAGCGGCGCACCGGACGTCGCGCTGCTGATCCAGACCGATGAACTCCTCGACCGCATCGGACGGCGGATGCCGGTCGCCAGAGACCTGGACGACCCGGTCCTGGCCTCGTTGGCCGTGTTGGCCGCGGACGTCGACCTGGCCCCGGTCTCCCTCGAACGAACCCGCCGCGCGGCCGTGCAGCGCGGTCTGTGGCCGCCGGACGTGCAACGGTTCGGCGGGGGAGTCGTCCACCGGGATGCCGCCGGCGATTCCGTACCGGCCACCCAACCGATCACCCTGCCGCGGTTGTGCCCCCCGGACGACGCGCCCGTGGCCTCGCCCGCGGCGCTCATCGCGCCTCAGCGCACGAATCCCGGTGCCGGGGGCACTCGCCGGGCCGAGCGCTCCCTGGCCGCGACCCGTCGTCCGGTGACCATCAGGGTGGTTCCCGGGCTGGTCGCCGCCGGGGCGGCCCTGGTGCTGTCGATGACGGCTGCCGCAGCCCTCACCCGAGGGGAGTCGGTCAATCCCGCGGCGGCCCTGGTGCACGTCGTGCGAGAGATGTCCGACGATGCGCCCCCGCCCGCTCCCGGCTCATCGTCCGGCTCGGCAGGCGAGGCCGGACGTGTGAGCGGCTCGAACGGGTCCGGCTCGGTGTCGCCCAGCTCCTCGTCGGTGCCCAGCGGGTCCACCTCGCCCGGTTTCGCCGGGCTCGGGCCGATCGGGCCGCTGCCGGTATCGCCGGGTCAGAGCACGACGGACCCCGAGAACCCCGGTGTGGTGGCGCCGGGAGGCCAGGCCGGCGGCGACGACTCGGGGCAGCATCCGACGGATGCAGCGACGGCGACCTCGGCGCACAGCGAGTCACCCGGGGCCGTTGTCCCGGTGACCGCGCCCACGGCAGGTGCCAAGCCGCCTCATCTGCCCCCTGGACAGGGCAAGGACTCGCGTCCACCTCACTGGCCGATACCCTCCCGCTCTCCGAACGGCCTCGGCGCCCACCCCCCGGTGCCCGGAGGTCACCCCGGCCCCGGCAACCCGGAGCACCACACCACATCGCCCGCGGCCAGCGTGGCCACCGCGCCGGCTGAGTCGACGCCGCAGCCCTCGTCGTCCGCCGGCTGACCTACGGCGACCGCGCAGGGTCGCGACACAACTACCATCGAGTCATGGCGGATCGTGACCCGGCCGTGGTGTTCGGCACCACCGGCCTCACTTATGACGACGTCCTGTTGCTTCCGGGCGAGACCGATGTGATCCCCAGCGAGGTGGACACCACCTCTCGGCTGACCCGCGGCATCACGCTGCGGATCCCTGTCGTCTCGGCGGCGATGGACACCGTGACCGAGGCGCGGATGGCGATCGCCATGGCCCGCCAGGGCGGTATGGGGGTGCTGCACCGCAACCTGTCGATCGAGGATCAGGCCTACCAGGTCGATCTGGTGAAGCGGACCCAGACCGGCATGATCTCGAACCCGGTCACCATCGGGCAGGACGCCACCCTGGAACAACTCGACGAGACCTGTGGCCGCTACCGGGTCTCGGGCCTGCCGGTGGTGGCTGCCGACGGCACCCTGCTGGGCATCATCACCAACCGCGACCTGCGGTTCACCCCGATCGCCGAGTGGGGAACCACGCTGGTGCGCGAGGTGATGACCCCGATGCCGCTGGTCACCGCCCCCGAGGGCATCGAGCGGGACGACGCCATCGCCCTGTTGCGTCGGCACAAGCTCGAGCGGCTACCGATCATCAACGCCGCCGGCACATTGGTCGGGTTGATCACGGTCAAGGACTTCGTGAAGTCCGAGCAGTTCCCCCACGCCACCAAGGACGCCGATGGCCGGTTGATGGTCGCCGCGGCGATCGGGTACTTCGGGGACGCCTGGAAGCGCGCCACGACCCTGGTCGAGGCCGGGGTCGACCTGCTGGTGCCGGACGTCGCCAACGGCCATGCCCGGCTCATGCTCGACATGATCCGTCAGCTGAAGTCCGACCCCGCCACCCGCCACGTGCAGGTGCTGGCCGGCAACGTCGCCACCCGTGAGGGGGCAGCAGCGCTGGTCGAGGCCGGCGCCGACGCGGTCAAGGTGGGCGTCGGGCCGGGATCGATCTGTACCACCCGGGTGGTGGCCGGGGTCGGTGTCCCGCAGGTGACCGCGGTCTTCGAGGCATCGCAGGCCTGCCGGCCGGCCGGCGTCCCGGTGGTGGCGGACGGCGGGCTGCAGTACTCCGGCGACATCGCCAAGGCCCTGGTGGCCGGTGCCGACGCCGTCATGATCGGGTCGCTGCTGGCAGGGTGCGAGGAGAGCCCGGGCGAGACGTTGCTGGTCAACGGCAAGCAGTACAAGTCCTACCGAGGCATGGGCTCGGTCGGGGCAATGAGTTCGCGGGGTAAGAAGTCCTACTCCAAGGACCGCTACTTCCAGGCCGACGTGGTCAGCGACGAGAAGATCGTGCCCGAGGGCATCGAAGGGCAGGTGCCCTACCGTGGCCCGCTGTCCGCCGTGATCCACCAGCTGGTGGGGGGTCTGCACCAGTCGATGTTCTACGTCGGGGGCTGGACCATTCCCGAGCTGCAGGAGCGGGGTCGGTTCGTGCGGATCACCCCGGCAGGGCTGAAGGAGTCCCACCCGCACGACGTCCAGATCACGGTCGAGGCGCCCAACTACTCCGGGCGCTGAACCACTTCGGGTGCTGAATCACGGCAGCTGCTGAATCACGAGCGCTGACCGGCGAGCTCGGTCAGGAAGGCCTTGGCGATCGGCGCGGCCACACTGCCGCCGCTGCGGCCCTGCTCGACCACGACGGCGAAGGCCACACCGCCCTGGTATCCGGTGAACCAGGCGTGGGTCTTCGGTGGGCTGGCGTTGCCGAACTCGGCGGTGCCGGTCTTGCCGAACACCGGCCCGCCCGGGGTGTTCGCCAGCACGGTCGCGGTACCGCCGGTGACCACGTCGCGCATCGCGGTGCGCAGTGCAGCGGTCGCGGTGGGGTTCAAGGGCACGGCGGCGGGCTGCTCGGTGGTGGTGGCCAGCCGCGGTGGCAGGTAACTGCCGCGGGCCACCGATCCCGACATCACGGCGAGGGCCGCCGGCGAGACCAGCACCCGCCCTTGGCCGATGGTGGCCGCGGCCTTGTCGGTGGCTCCGGTGGTGGTGGGCACCGAGCCGTCGAAGGCGTTCACCACCCCCAGCTCCTTCGCCCAGCCCGCCCCGATCCCGAGCGCGGCAGCGGCCTTGGTCAGGTCGTCGTCCGCCAGCTTGCGCGACAGTTGCACGAACGCGGTGTTGCACGAGTGCTGGAAGTCCTGCCGGAACGTGGGGGAGCCGAGGGTCTCGCCCTCGAAGTTGCGAAATGCCCGCCCGTCGATGGTGAAGGACGCCGGGCAGCTCACCGGCGAGGTGAGCGTCACCAGGCCCCGGCCCAGCAGCGCCGAGGTCGAGGCCACCTTGAACGCCGACCCGGGTGGGAAGCGGCCGGTCAGGGCGCGGTCGAAGCCGAACGCCGGCCGGTTCGCCGAGGCCAGGATCTCGCCGGTGGCGACATCGACCGCCACCAGGCCCGACGGGATGTCACCGCTGCCCACCAGGGCCTTCTCCGCGGCCGCCTGCACCTGCGGATCGAGGGTGAGTGTCACGTCCGTGCCGGGCACCCCGGGTTGATCGAACAGTGGGTTGCCGGCGTCCTGCGGCACCGTCACGCTGATCTCGGGGGTGCCGGCGAGCTGGGCGTCGAACCGCGCCAGCAGGCCGCTGAGGCCGGCCCGGTCACCGGCGACGAGCCGTCCATCGGACGCCGCGACCAGCTCGGCGGTGACCTCGCCGAAGGTGCCGAGCAGCGGTTGACCGAACTCTCGGGTCGGCGCCAGGGGTTGCGTGGTCTTCGGATAGACCACGCCGACCAGGGCGTCGAGGGCCTCTCGGCGAGCCTCGAAGTCCGGTTCGCGGTAGGTGATGACGGCGATCGTGGCCTTGGATCCGGCGCGCCGGGCCGCCGCGAGCTTGGCCACCAGCACCCCGGGCTTCTCCCCGACCAGACGCTCCAGCTGCGTGGCCACGTCCGGGGTGGCCCGCGTCGGGTCGAGCTGCACCGGGTACACCGTGCGCTGGGGCATCAGCGGCGTGCCGTCCCGGTCGAGCAGGTCGCCGCGTTCGGCGGGGGTCCGGGTCAGGGTCATGGCCTGCCCGGGCTTCAGCTCGGGATGCCAGTAGCTGCCGCGCTCGGGGGCGGCGATCAGCCAGCGATCGCCCTGCTGGGTCGCTGTGGTGGGCACCTCGTAGGCCCAGGTCACCCCGTAGGGCAGCGACCAGGTGACCTTCAACGTGGCGTCTGCCCGGTCCTGCCGGCGGGTGACGCGGTCGCGCTCCACGGTCACGGCCTGCGCCCGCAACCCGGCGGTCGCCAACTGCAGGGTGGTTGCCGCCTTCGGGTCGGCGAAGGGCACCCCGGTGACATCGCGTCGGGTCCAGCCGGCGGCCAGCGCGTCGATCGCCGCACTCGCCTGGTGGTCCAGCTCGGCCTCGGCGCGCTGATGGACGACGACCGCGCCACCGGCACCCGCGGCCGCGACCACCGTCACCACTGCCGCGATCACCAGGGGAGTTCGCATGGCGCCATCCAACCGCACCGACGTCGGGGTCGCAGCGGGGGTGAGGCGGAGGCGGCGAGCGGCACCGCTAGCCTGGCGCGGTGAACGAAATCGAGATCGGGCGGGGCAAGCGAGGCCGACGGGCCTACACCTTCGAGGACGTCGCGATCGTGCCCAGCCGGCGCACCCGTGACCCCGAGGAGGTCAGCGTCGCCTGGCAGATCGACGCCTACCGGTTCGAGCTGCCCGTCGTGGCCGCGCCCATGGACTCGGTCATGTCGCCCGCCCAGGCCATCGCCCTCGGCAACCTCGGCGGGCTCGGTGTGTTGGACCTCGAGGGCCTGTGGACCCGCTACGAGGACCCCGAGCCGCTGCTGGCCGAGATCGCCGAGCTCGAGCCGGACCAGACCACCCGGCGGATGCAGCAGATCTACGCCGAGGAGATCAAGCCCGACCTGATCGCGGCGCGGGTCAAGCAGATCCGCGACGGCGGGGTCACCGTCGCCGGGGCGCTCAGCCCGCAGCGCACCCAGCAGTTCTGGAAGACCGTGGTGGACGCCGGGGTCGACCTGTTCGTCATCCGGGGCACCACGGTCAGCGCCGAGCACGTCTCCGGCCGGGCCGAGCCATTGAAC
Protein-coding regions in this window:
- a CDS encoding response regulator transcription factor, with translation MATVLVCDDSALVRESLHRTLASVPGITRVVDASSGEEALARWPVERPSLVMMDVRMPGIGGVEATRRLLARHPEALVLMVTVAEDAEGVARAVSSGARGYVVKDATREEMAAAVVHALSDAVWRRPIPAPRSVEAAAAAPALTEREMQVLTGMSRGRSNAEIGKELFLSEDTVKTHARRLFRKLDAADRAQAVAVGFRWGLVR
- the guaB gene encoding IMP dehydrogenase, whose amino-acid sequence is MADRDPAVVFGTTGLTYDDVLLLPGETDVIPSEVDTTSRLTRGITLRIPVVSAAMDTVTEARMAIAMARQGGMGVLHRNLSIEDQAYQVDLVKRTQTGMISNPVTIGQDATLEQLDETCGRYRVSGLPVVAADGTLLGIITNRDLRFTPIAEWGTTLVREVMTPMPLVTAPEGIERDDAIALLRRHKLERLPIINAAGTLVGLITVKDFVKSEQFPHATKDADGRLMVAAAIGYFGDAWKRATTLVEAGVDLLVPDVANGHARLMLDMIRQLKSDPATRHVQVLAGNVATREGAAALVEAGADAVKVGVGPGSICTTRVVAGVGVPQVTAVFEASQACRPAGVPVVADGGLQYSGDIAKALVAGADAVMIGSLLAGCEESPGETLLVNGKQYKSYRGMGSVGAMSSRGKKSYSKDRYFQADVVSDEKIVPEGIEGQVPYRGPLSAVIHQLVGGLHQSMFYVGGWTIPELQERGRFVRITPAGLKESHPHDVQITVEAPNYSGR
- the shbA gene encoding RNA polymerase sigma factor ShbA, which encodes MTRADDGSEGLQGLLAGALAGNARATEDLLAAVHQMVQRYCRVRLSRYPAAEYMADDVAQEVCIAVLSALTRYVDEGKPFEAYVYKIAAHKVADAQRHTYRHAQPQADIPDVIDLTDGPEQLVLRDADAQQVRDLLDHLPETLRELLVLRVGVGLSAEATGRALDMSPGAVRVAQHRALAKLRTQANLIVDRRPL